Genomic DNA from Bacillota bacterium:
AGACGCATTCTGTCGAAGGACAGTCAGTTAGAGTCTATAGCATCGCTAAGACGTTGGCCGATCTGTTCAAGTACCGGAACAAGGTCGGCCTGGACGTAGCGCTCGAAGCCCTGCGCGAAGCATGGCGTGAACGCAAGTTCACCATGGACGAGCTGGACCGCTACGCAGGCATTTGCCGCGTCCAGCGAGTGATGACCCCTTACCTGGAGGTGCTGGTGTATTGAGCGGCACAACCAGTGGTCTGGCGCAATCTGTCCATACACGCCTGATACGACATGCCCAGTCGCTGGGAGTGGACCCAAACCTGGTGCTGACCCGCTTCGCCACTGAGCGCCTGCTCTACCGGCTGTCCCGATCTCGGCATGCCGAGCGCTTTGTGCTCAAAGGAGCGCTCCTGCTTTTCATGTGGCTGGGCGAGACCATCCGCCCGACGCGCGATGCAGACCTCCTTGGCTTCGGCGATGTTTCGGATGAGACCCTGGCCGCGACTTTCGCGGAGGTCCGGGCTGTAAACGTAGAACCGGTCCTCGGTGCCGCCGCGCGAGCAGGGGATTTTCGTTTCGTCTGGCAGCCCGGCGGCCCCTGGATGCCGTCGCCCCGGCGGGAGGGGGTCGCG
This window encodes:
- a CDS encoding nucleotidyl transferase AbiEii/AbiGii toxin family protein, whose amino-acid sequence is MSGTTSGLAQSVHTRLIRHAQSLGVDPNLVLTRFATERLLYRLSRSRHAERFVLKGALLLFMWLGETIRPTRDADLLGFGDVSDETLAATFAEVRAVNVEPVLGAAARAGDFRFVWQPGGPWMPSPRREGVAS